One Helianthus annuus cultivar XRQ/B chromosome 7, HanXRQr2.0-SUNRISE, whole genome shotgun sequence genomic region harbors:
- the LOC110866989 gene encoding receptor kinase-like protein Xa21 — protein METFSVLGNPVGGIIPDTLGNWKKLVEFDSGDCNLTGTIPHSIYNLSLLAIFSLSYNQLTGSLPRGIGAMLSHLEILQLNDNQLTGPLPSWISNCSKLRILDMTDNMFSGKLTIDFSKLGDINGIYLSLNNFGSSEADEMNFIDSLKNCTALYRLDLGSCKFQGVLPRSIGNLSDQLGSLNLSGNNLHGNLPASIGNLVGLVALYLGSNQFTGSIPSTIGKLQKLQYFDLSENQLSGQLPDALGNLSSLLQLYLFSNKLEGVIPSSIGNCRHLIALQLDDNKFTGKIPQRILQLSSLSIILNLSQNNLFGSLPTEVGDLKMLTALDLSYNNLSGNIPSSLGSCGSLTSLSLKGNLFQGMIPPSLSSLKGLVELDISHNNLSGQIPRFLERFLLEYLNLSYNDFEGEVPQLGVFANASAFSILGNSRLCGGVVELGLTKCKDTKKHKEKFPVFVIIILIASSLFTIICLAYAWCKKKSKSRPSQSSMRDRFLKISYAQLLKATNGFSETNLIGNGGFSSVYKGVLNEDDDTLVAVKVLRLQNRGAERSFMRECEAWRNIRHRNLLRIVTSCSSIDFQGNDFKALVYEFMPKGSLHDWLYTSEGTSRLNYIQITNILADVASALDYLHNHCVPIVVHGDLKPSNILLNDEMVAHVGDFGLARFLGTTSYQNSSTSIRGTIGYAAPEYGLGSDMTTNGDVYSFGMLLLEVMTGKKPTDDIFNEGHSLHKFASMALPDHVMDVIDLNILNINQGVCEADAHKIEECLASTIKIGVSCSLDSPSLRMNMEKVVHELHRIQNTLPNIEI, from the exons ATGGAAACGTTCAGTGTTCTTGGAAATCCGGTGGGTGGGATCATTCCAGACACCTTAGGTAATTGGAAAAAATTAGTAGAATTTGACTCTGGTGATTGTAATCTAACTGGGACCATCCCTCATTCCATTTATAACCTTTCACTTCTAGCTATCTTTAGTTTGTCTTATAATCAACTAACTGGTAGTCTTCCTCGAGGTATAGGTGCAATGCTCTCTCATCTTGAAATCCTACAATTAAATGATAACCAGTTGACGGGACCACTTCCATCATGGATATCTAATTGCTCGAAACTAAGAATACTTGATATGACAGATAACATGTTTAGTGGGAAGTTGACGATCGACTTTTCAAAACTAGGAGATATTAATGGCATATACTTAAGTTTAAACAACTTTGGAAGTAGTGAAGCTGATGAAATGAATTTTATTGATTCTTTGAAGAATTGCACCGCTTTATATCGTTTGGATCTAGGTTCTTGCAAGTTTCAAGGAGTGCTCCCTAGATCAATTGGTAACCTTTCTGATCAACTCGGGTCTCTGAATCTTAGCGGAAATAATTTACATGGAAACCTCCCAGCATCAATTGGTAATCTAGTTGGCTTGGTTGCTTTATATTTAGGAAGTAACCAATTCACAGGAAGCATCCCCTCAACCATCGGTAAACTTCAAAAGCTACAATATTTTGATTTATCTGAAAACCAACTTTCAGGGCAACTTCCTGATGCCTTAGGGAACTTGTCATCTTTACTCCAACTTTATTTGTTTTCAAACAAGTTAGAAGGGGTAATTCCTTCAAGCATAGGAAACTGCCGTCATCTAATAGCGTTGCAACTTGATGACAATAAATTTACCGGGAAAATACCTCAACGTATCTTACAACTTTCATCTTTATCTATAATACTGAATCTTTCTCAAAACAACCTGTTTGGTTCACTTCCAACCGAGGTTGGAGACCTCAAGATGTTGACTGCTTTGGATTTATCTTATAATAATTTATCAGGTAACATTCCTAGTAGCCTTGGTAGTTGTGGCAGCCTTACCAGTTTGTCCCTCAAAGGCAACTTGTTTCAAGGCATGATACCGCCATCattaagttccttaaaaggaTTGGTGGAACTCGATATTTCTCATAACAATTTATCGGGCCAAATTCCTCGATTCTTGGAACGGTTCTTGTTAGAATATTTGAACCTATCATATAATGATTTTGAGGGTGAAGTACCACAGCTAGGAGTGTTCGCTAATGCAAGTGCATTCTCCATTTTGGGGAATAGCAGGCTTTGTGGTGGCGTTGTTGAACTTGGGTTAACCAAATGTAAGGATACAAAGAAACATAAAGAAAAATTTCCTGTGTTTGTAATAATCATTTTGATTGCATCCTCACTTTTCACCATAATATGCTTAGCATATGCTTGGTGTAAGAAGAAAAGCAAGAGCCGGCCGTCTCAATCTTCAATGAGAGATCGATTCTTGAAAATTTCATACGCTCAACTTCTCAAGGCTACCAATGGCTTCTCCGAAACCAATTTGATTGGAAATGGTGGGTTCAGTTCCGTTTATAAAGGAGTCCTTAATGAAGATGATGATACACTTGTCGCAGTGAAAGTTCTACGTCTTCAAAATCGAGGGGCTGAAAGAAGCTTTATGAGGGAGTGTGAAGCATGGCGAAACATTCGACACCGTAATCTGTTAAGGATAGTAACTTCATGTTCAAGCATtgactttcaaggaaatgatttCAAAGCTTTGGTATACGAGTTTATGCCTAAAGGGAGTTTACACGATTGGCTTTACACAAGTGAAGGTACATCGAGGTTAAACTATATTCAGATAACAAATATTCTTGCCGATGTCGCGTCTGCACTTGATTATCTTCATAATCACTGTGTACCAATCGTTGTTCACGGTGACTTGAAGCCTAGCAACATTCTACTCAACGATGAAATGGTGGCTCATGTTGGAGACTTTGGTTTAGCTCGCTTTCTTGGAACAACTTCTTACCAAAACAGCTCCACCAGCATTAGAGGAACAATTGGTTACGCTGCTCCAG AATATGGACTCGGGAGTGATATGACAACTAATGGAGATGTCTATAGTTTTGGAATGCTATTACTAGAGGTGATGACCGGAAAAAAGCCAACTGATGACATATTTAATGAAGGGCATAGCCTTCATAAATTTGCTTCCATGGCTTTGCCTGACCATGTAATGGATGTTATTGATCTCAACATTCTAAACATTAATCAAGGAGTGTGTGAAGCAGATGCACATAAAATAGAAGAATGTTTGGCTTCAACAATCAAAATTGGAGTATCATGCTCTCTGGATTCCCCATCACTAAGGATGAATATGGAAAAGGTTGTACATGAATTGCATCGTATCCAGAATACACTTCCAAATATTGAG ATCTAA